A genome region from Natronolimnobius baerhuensis includes the following:
- a CDS encoding protein kinase domain-containing protein, with the protein MPTSTAGYCWWIGLPVLAAVAVLAGLAAGVEIESTRQFLVLVPLFVFGSVLLMTRTLSVVRRSKSSADVTVTVTTVVIAYILVAGVLEAVGLFVVAPFLFEPISEWPGMASVYVPLLLVLLVIIEPLDALGLLDSSSTDGSTDPGEMAANVPVLFDAETGEGLFMSLALTFVVLPALVAVVESSWHGYQITSEIRARKNRLKARKRKFEETSREFNSAIEDAEAALEDDRYDEVERLVIDVAQAKLDRCQRLHKNYDIPESVPASARIENLKIKLKRHEAKQELEDLIQRQEELIEEYRQNRDAANYEKAKGSLRRAKSVASDCTNTAREHGLKYSLPMSSNDIDAAIATLEATETEAELEDIVAEYESHLSTFDDAIWSGDLDRCDTLFETLRQKRSQIEQLEHKLGTNAEALSSADRDLADRIHHAAQQTIRTKFDVGVGTGECDGAFAWPEARARYLLASGRQAAENGEYRDAISRAETVATDLLQHLDDGSPSERNRDSLGDLIGTARDHKGEWERQLIVRQINDAVDREPDEYEEASKILTSALSRIDQTNAFSEEERAIIEQDTRKAYVTVRSDGASALVDNGNERLEVGDESSAATHYEDAMTTLGDLGDTVAEWNDVNNEPIDEQYNAVEQKYVETQTTLLEERIRLGIDQFDADEYDAALETFRNVTNETETVRERVETEYDRLLYLQDLTEANAKTTQRTSLGIGTGSKSLQEPEQDAAGTTHREHMDSSINSTSQAAGAPGNDIFDSIEASLPDEIDYMQLEKETVLGSGGNATVHKARLDSDETQYIALKEPQVPEGTVDKALFDRFRDEAENWKQVDDHPHIVSVLDHGMHTLPWIAMEYLDGGHLGDRVGQLETEHALWTALAVTRAIKHAHRPGITHLDIKPENILFKSVDGYWDIPKVADWGLANHLLDRPDAVEGLSPQYAAPEQFDPDIFGDTDLETDIYQLGVVFYELFTGTLPYEGDRYKVLQNEPERTPTPPSELADVPPELDDVLLKALAPEKADRYENVAFLEQELEVLFESLVNDASPQR; encoded by the coding sequence ATGCCAACGAGCACGGCCGGCTATTGCTGGTGGATTGGTCTTCCTGTTCTCGCTGCCGTCGCCGTGCTTGCCGGCCTCGCCGCCGGTGTCGAGATTGAGTCGACAAGACAGTTCCTCGTCCTAGTCCCGCTATTCGTGTTCGGTTCAGTGCTCCTGATGACGCGAACGCTAAGTGTCGTTCGACGGTCGAAATCCTCGGCCGACGTCACCGTCACCGTCACTACCGTCGTCATCGCCTACATACTCGTCGCTGGCGTCCTCGAGGCGGTCGGCCTGTTCGTGGTTGCCCCGTTCCTCTTCGAACCAATAAGCGAGTGGCCCGGCATGGCATCGGTGTATGTTCCGCTGTTGCTTGTCCTCCTCGTCATAATCGAACCGCTCGACGCACTCGGACTGCTGGATTCATCCTCGACTGACGGCTCCACTGATCCCGGTGAAATGGCGGCGAATGTCCCAGTTTTGTTCGACGCTGAAACGGGAGAAGGCCTGTTTATGTCGCTAGCGCTCACGTTTGTCGTCCTTCCCGCTCTCGTCGCAGTCGTCGAATCATCGTGGCATGGATATCAAATCACATCCGAGATACGTGCCCGGAAAAACAGGCTCAAGGCGCGGAAACGTAAATTCGAAGAGACTTCTAGGGAGTTCAACTCCGCCATCGAAGATGCCGAAGCTGCACTCGAGGACGACCGTTACGACGAAGTCGAACGGCTGGTCATCGACGTTGCACAGGCCAAGCTGGATCGGTGCCAGCGACTGCACAAGAACTACGATATTCCGGAGTCCGTTCCTGCCAGTGCTCGAATCGAGAATTTGAAGATTAAACTGAAGCGACACGAGGCCAAACAAGAACTCGAAGACCTGATCCAACGACAAGAGGAACTCATCGAGGAGTACCGCCAGAACCGCGATGCAGCCAACTACGAGAAGGCGAAAGGATCGCTGCGTCGAGCAAAGTCGGTCGCAAGCGACTGTACAAACACAGCGCGGGAACACGGCCTCAAGTACTCGCTACCAATGTCGAGCAATGACATTGACGCCGCGATAGCTACCCTCGAGGCGACAGAGACCGAAGCCGAACTCGAAGACATCGTCGCCGAATACGAGTCCCATCTGTCGACGTTCGACGACGCGATTTGGAGCGGTGACCTGGATCGCTGCGATACGCTGTTTGAGACGCTACGTCAGAAACGCTCGCAGATCGAGCAACTCGAGCACAAACTAGGGACCAATGCCGAGGCGCTCTCGAGTGCTGATCGGGATCTCGCTGACCGGATTCACCACGCAGCCCAGCAGACGATTAGGACGAAATTCGATGTGGGTGTTGGGACCGGTGAGTGCGACGGCGCGTTTGCCTGGCCCGAGGCAAGAGCACGCTACCTGCTCGCTTCGGGGAGACAAGCTGCTGAAAATGGCGAGTATCGAGACGCAATCTCGCGAGCAGAGACCGTCGCCACCGACCTCTTACAGCACCTCGACGACGGGTCCCCCAGCGAACGGAATCGAGACTCACTGGGAGACCTGATAGGGACCGCCCGAGATCACAAGGGAGAGTGGGAACGACAGTTGATCGTCCGACAGATCAACGACGCGGTCGACAGAGAACCGGACGAGTACGAGGAGGCGAGCAAAATCCTCACAAGTGCACTGTCGCGGATCGATCAGACGAATGCGTTTAGCGAGGAAGAGCGAGCGATCATCGAGCAGGATACACGCAAAGCGTATGTTACCGTTCGCTCGGACGGGGCATCTGCGCTCGTCGATAACGGTAACGAGCGGCTCGAAGTTGGCGACGAATCGTCTGCAGCCACCCATTATGAGGACGCGATGACAACTCTTGGGGACCTCGGCGATACAGTCGCAGAGTGGAACGACGTTAACAATGAACCCATTGATGAACAGTACAACGCAGTCGAACAGAAATACGTTGAAACACAGACGACACTGCTTGAGGAACGTATCCGGCTGGGAATCGACCAGTTCGACGCCGACGAGTATGACGCTGCTCTCGAGACGTTCCGAAACGTGACGAACGAGACCGAGACTGTCCGCGAGCGTGTCGAGACCGAATATGATCGTCTATTGTACCTCCAAGACCTCACCGAAGCGAACGCGAAGACGACCCAGCGCACCTCGCTGGGTATTGGGACCGGATCGAAATCCCTACAAGAACCCGAACAGGATGCGGCTGGCACAACCCACCGGGAGCATATGGACTCGAGCATCAACTCCACCTCACAGGCCGCCGGCGCACCCGGAAACGACATATTTGACTCGATTGAGGCATCGCTTCCCGACGAGATAGACTACATGCAACTCGAGAAAGAGACGGTGCTTGGGTCGGGTGGAAACGCGACCGTCCACAAAGCCAGGCTGGATAGCGATGAAACCCAGTATATCGCCCTCAAAGAGCCCCAGGTTCCTGAAGGAACAGTCGACAAGGCACTGTTCGACCGATTCAGAGACGAAGCGGAAAACTGGAAGCAAGTCGACGATCACCCTCATATCGTCAGCGTCCTCGATCACGGTATGCACACGCTGCCCTGGATCGCAATGGAGTATCTCGACGGCGGTCATCTCGGTGACCGCGTCGGACAACTCGAGACTGAGCACGCGTTGTGGACCGCACTAGCAGTCACCAGAGCGATCAAACATGCTCATCGACCTGGCATTACCCACCTCGACATCAAACCTGAAAACATCCTCTTCAAATCGGTCGATGGATACTGGGACATTCCCAAAGTGGCCGACTGGGGGCTAGCGAATCATTTGCTCGACCGTCCGGATGCCGTCGAAGGACTGTCACCGCAGTACGCTGCTCCGGAACAGTTTGATCCCGATATCTTTGGCGACACCGATCTCGAGACGGATATCTATCAACTCGGAGTCGTCTTCTACGAACTGTTTACCGGAACGCTGCCGTACGAGGGTGACCGGTACAAGGTGTTGCAGAACGAACCGGAGAGAACGCCAACGCCTCCGAGTGAACTCGCAGACGTACCACCAGAACTCGACGACGTGCTTCTGAAAGCACTGGCCCCGGAGAAAGCGGACAGGTACGAGAACGTCGCCTTCCTCGAGCAGGAATTAGAAGTGCTCTTTGAATCGCTGGTCAACGACGCGAGTCCCCAGCGTTGA
- a CDS encoding serine/threonine protein kinase encodes MSSGVHKDLRPDVADTDPVRIDADFTDFEELEAIGSGGNADVTKVQFKGEGPDICALKQPRMQGTLDVESLSQFTAEAETWEKLDDHDHIVSVLGYESQPLPWIALEYMDGGSLDARLGDLEPAEALWIGVCIARAVRHAHRRGIAHLDLKPENVLFAETEPGSWDVPKVADWGLAKMLLEHSQSIEGLSPHYAAPEQFDDETYGHTDDYTDIYATGAVVYAALVGEPPFTGSAATVMHDVLESEPIPPSERVDGLPEGTDSALMRALTKDKSDRYESILDFKRELNRLLELALGNDPAESMAAPRSTPSQNTSDSTSASTSTQRGTVSSTDQAGTNSGTTITNPGDPSVSNNDKETDRRDTTRPNTGADTGVEQPNSRSTSESPSQQSPTEPTPAQRVSSAVIETDFGTLHTHHILYGSFPAFILGGASGTDGGAVIILGSIIGFFYAWNKEMVLFQQSERIEWSPRRYLYYIGLIAYALTFLLYLYRRRKAVGLFGTIEP; translated from the coding sequence ATGTCTTCGGGGGTACACAAGGATTTACGTCCGGACGTTGCTGATACCGATCCTGTCCGGATCGACGCTGACTTCACAGATTTCGAAGAACTCGAGGCGATTGGATCAGGGGGGAACGCCGATGTCACCAAGGTTCAATTCAAGGGTGAGGGGCCTGACATCTGTGCGCTGAAACAGCCACGAATGCAGGGGACACTAGACGTCGAATCCCTTTCACAGTTCACTGCAGAGGCGGAGACGTGGGAGAAACTCGACGACCACGATCACATCGTCAGCGTGCTCGGTTATGAGAGTCAGCCGCTCCCATGGATTGCACTGGAATACATGGATGGCGGCAGTCTCGATGCGCGACTCGGCGATCTCGAGCCCGCAGAAGCGCTGTGGATCGGCGTCTGCATCGCTCGTGCGGTCCGTCACGCTCACAGGCGAGGTATTGCCCATCTCGATCTCAAACCGGAAAACGTCTTGTTCGCAGAGACGGAGCCGGGTTCGTGGGATGTTCCAAAAGTCGCTGATTGGGGACTTGCGAAGATGCTGCTTGAACACTCTCAGAGCATCGAAGGACTGTCGCCACACTATGCCGCCCCCGAACAGTTCGATGACGAAACCTACGGGCATACCGACGACTACACAGATATCTATGCAACTGGTGCGGTTGTGTACGCCGCGCTCGTCGGCGAACCACCGTTTACTGGATCTGCCGCGACCGTCATGCATGACGTCCTCGAGTCGGAACCGATACCACCCAGTGAACGAGTTGATGGTCTCCCCGAGGGAACCGACAGCGCGCTCATGCGCGCACTCACAAAGGACAAATCTGATCGGTACGAGTCAATTCTTGACTTCAAACGCGAACTCAACCGTTTGCTCGAGTTGGCACTCGGCAACGACCCGGCCGAATCGATGGCAGCTCCTCGAAGTACACCTTCACAGAACACCAGCGACTCGACATCAGCGTCCACTTCAACTCAGCGCGGTACAGTTTCATCAACCGATCAGGCCGGCACGAACAGTGGAACGACGATAACGAATCCTGGTGATCCATCGGTTTCGAATAATGACAAAGAAACAGACAGGCGTGATACAACCCGTCCCAATACGGGAGCTGACACCGGTGTTGAACAACCGAACTCGCGTTCTACGTCCGAATCGCCCTCGCAACAATCACCAACCGAACCCACGCCAGCACAACGCGTTTCGTCAGCAGTAATCGAGACCGATTTCGGTACGCTTCATACGCATCATATACTATACGGGTCGTTCCCGGCCTTCATCCTTGGCGGCGCAAGCGGCACTGACGGCGGTGCAGTGATCATACTTGGTTCTATCATCGGATTCTTCTACGCTTGGAACAAGGAGATGGTACTGTTTCAACAGAGTGAGCGGATCGAGTGGTCGCCGCGGCGCTACCTCTATTACATCGGCCTTATCGCCTATGCATTGACGTTCCTATTATATCTCTATCGGCGACGCAAAGCGGTTGGTTTGTTCGGAACGATTGAACCGTAG
- a CDS encoding Stp1/IreP family PP2C-type Ser/Thr phosphatase — protein sequence MNETFVTRTDVGRQREHNEDTLFGTQLTDNTKLLAVADGMGGHAAGDVASQLAIDTLEETLGGDSIPPRTEWKDLLESAIVDANRAIHDQCNERSRMGTTVVVALVRSGEVLLANVGDSRAYTLTESSIEQVTTDQSLVQELVDQGKLTSEEAAEHPQRNVISQALGTDETVEPDFYEVSGADTLLLCSDGLTEEVADETIHELIHEAPTLAKGADLLVERANENGGSDNVSVLLSSL from the coding sequence ATGAACGAGACTTTTGTAACCCGAACTGACGTCGGCCGTCAACGCGAACACAACGAGGATACCCTGTTTGGAACGCAGCTGACAGATAATACGAAACTCCTCGCGGTCGCTGACGGGATGGGCGGCCACGCCGCTGGCGACGTCGCGAGTCAACTGGCAATCGACACGCTCGAAGAGACGCTTGGTGGCGATTCGATACCACCACGGACCGAGTGGAAGGATCTGTTGGAATCAGCAATTGTGGACGCCAATCGAGCGATCCACGACCAGTGTAACGAGCGTTCACGAATGGGAACAACAGTGGTCGTTGCACTCGTTCGGAGCGGTGAGGTACTCCTCGCGAACGTTGGCGACAGTCGGGCATACACCCTCACCGAGAGTTCAATCGAGCAGGTAACCACTGATCAGTCGTTAGTCCAAGAGTTGGTCGATCAAGGGAAACTCACGTCGGAAGAAGCTGCGGAGCATCCACAGCGAAACGTAATCTCACAAGCACTTGGAACAGATGAGACGGTTGAGCCAGATTTTTACGAAGTTTCTGGAGCAGACACGCTATTGCTCTGTTCGGATGGGTTGACCGAGGAAGTCGCCGACGAAACAATCCACGAACTCATCCACGAAGCGCCGACACTCGCAAAGGGCGCTGACCTGCTCGTTGAACGAGCGAACGAAAACGGCGGAAGTGACAATGTGAGTGTCCTCCTTAGTTCACTCTGA
- a CDS encoding zinc ribbon domain-containing protein: MRGYVTIDSSDTGKISVESWTEVYRDPERGEQVVAEVDGKVVPLGVADITVSRKKGDTAPVAFKPREERIEIHNNGNSNGITVTSKGMEREVANGRIETVSSDATISIGYQTTLQLTTERDAKFVNTGDGKIVVGEDNSTTVGDDNVFNRTDIGGEEPAEVGDDNVFNRSSIGSESNPSDTISVNNQTSTPEPQPGSEETTSDTQFCIKCGSEISATALYCPNCGYDLGSNQPSEPGGDTAPSETATKQFCQVHDLAYEDACPHCDPANSN, translated from the coding sequence ATGAGGGGGTACGTAACAATCGATTCGTCGGATACGGGGAAAATTTCTGTCGAATCATGGACAGAGGTGTATCGCGACCCTGAACGAGGCGAACAAGTCGTTGCCGAAGTAGACGGTAAAGTCGTGCCATTGGGTGTCGCTGACATTACTGTCTCTCGTAAAAAGGGAGATACCGCGCCAGTCGCGTTCAAGCCACGCGAGGAACGGATCGAGATTCACAACAACGGGAACTCTAACGGCATCACCGTCACTTCGAAAGGTATGGAGCGAGAGGTCGCCAACGGACGTATTGAGACGGTCTCGAGCGACGCTACGATCTCGATTGGCTACCAGACTACGTTACAGTTGACGACCGAGCGAGATGCGAAATTTGTCAACACCGGGGACGGGAAAATCGTGGTGGGTGAGGATAACAGTACTACCGTCGGTGACGACAACGTCTTTAACCGTACGGACATCGGTGGCGAAGAACCGGCCGAGGTCGGCGACGATAATGTCTTCAATCGCTCGAGCATCGGAAGCGAGTCGAACCCGTCGGATACGATCTCGGTCAACAATCAGACGTCTACTCCCGAACCGCAACCGGGGTCCGAAGAGACCACGAGCGATACACAGTTTTGCATCAAATGTGGGAGCGAGATCAGCGCCACTGCATTGTACTGTCCTAACTGCGGGTACGACCTCGGTTCGAACCAGCCATCGGAACCGGGTGGCGATACAGCACCGTCCGAAACCGCCACGAAACAGTTCTGTCAGGTTCACGATCTGGCCTATGAGGATGCCTGTCCGCACTGTGACCCAGCAAACTCTAATTAA
- a CDS encoding double zinc ribbon domain-containing protein, which translates to MTICPDCGTELPDAANFCRDCGCSVSESCPSCGDSVSASGSFCPSCGESLDARSDNKSTNDSESGPIQLRPTELARRVDGAALQSGGFLNRLRQKEEISIEEGTRALLLEDGSVTEEIGPGNHTLDSLGQKIVDFRTGQDRSVVLVPDGNTVLTLPIEGVRTASEYPVDVTVELVFTLEDTEQFFTSMVTDRDAVTTDTLERLLGDAVRGELAATLSSYEHEELYGNRELTATLQSDVAQQCQAIFERNGLALVDLRSFEYEDDRDEIREGKKDVEIRAETEDLEDRRAELDRRERERDTSDTVHDEKQRVRRETTKQSADHQIETQDLEYDHEKDDMQRRHRHTAEREQVEHEEHAKTTRKENEVDRRDLEHEQDITEIEDLIDVKSKKDQQKLDREQREQDLEMEKERHEVEVEKEQLEARDDVDLGTLASMDGVDESVAELAEMEKAGNLSPAQLEALGAQDSDELAKARQEANSAEKERQRVDDQKEFREEMKEMMGDSMDRMQETTESAMDNMGETGRAAAEDTSDNVIIPDAGGSSGGDTTIVQGGDGGGSNSGSGTTSETDVVCPSCETAVPAENDFCTNCGENI; encoded by the coding sequence ATGACGATCTGTCCCGACTGTGGGACCGAACTCCCCGATGCGGCAAATTTCTGCCGCGACTGTGGCTGTTCGGTCAGCGAGAGTTGCCCGAGTTGCGGTGACAGCGTTTCGGCAAGTGGGTCGTTCTGTCCGAGCTGTGGTGAGTCCCTCGACGCACGGTCCGATAACAAATCGACAAACGATTCTGAGTCAGGTCCAATCCAGTTGCGGCCAACGGAACTGGCTCGACGAGTAGACGGTGCGGCGCTACAATCTGGCGGTTTCCTAAACCGACTGCGTCAGAAAGAGGAGATCAGCATCGAAGAGGGAACGCGGGCACTCCTGCTCGAGGACGGTTCGGTGACCGAAGAGATCGGGCCAGGGAACCACACGCTTGACTCACTCGGGCAGAAGATCGTCGATTTCCGCACTGGCCAAGATCGATCCGTCGTGTTAGTTCCAGATGGAAACACGGTCTTGACCCTACCGATTGAGGGCGTCCGGACGGCGTCGGAGTATCCCGTCGATGTGACCGTCGAACTCGTCTTCACTCTCGAGGATACCGAGCAGTTCTTCACCAGCATGGTCACGGATCGGGATGCGGTTACAACTGATACGCTTGAGCGGTTGCTCGGCGACGCCGTTCGGGGGGAGTTGGCGGCGACGCTTTCTTCATACGAGCATGAGGAATTGTACGGAAATCGCGAACTGACGGCAACGCTGCAATCGGATGTCGCTCAGCAGTGTCAGGCGATTTTCGAGCGCAACGGACTGGCGCTGGTCGACCTACGGTCGTTTGAGTATGAGGATGACCGAGACGAGATTCGCGAGGGGAAGAAAGACGTTGAGATCCGTGCCGAGACGGAAGACCTTGAGGACCGCCGCGCGGAACTCGACCGTCGCGAACGCGAGCGTGACACCAGCGATACGGTCCACGACGAGAAACAGCGGGTCCGGCGCGAAACCACGAAACAATCCGCTGACCACCAGATTGAGACCCAGGATCTCGAGTACGACCACGAGAAAGACGACATGCAGCGCCGGCACCGACATACAGCCGAGCGCGAGCAAGTCGAACACGAAGAACACGCCAAGACCACGCGCAAGGAGAACGAAGTCGACCGCCGCGACCTTGAACACGAGCAGGACATCACCGAAATCGAAGATCTGATCGACGTCAAGTCGAAGAAAGACCAACAGAAACTCGACCGCGAGCAACGCGAGCAAGACCTCGAGATGGAAAAGGAGCGCCACGAGGTCGAAGTCGAGAAGGAGCAACTGGAAGCCCGCGACGACGTCGACCTTGGTACGCTCGCGAGCATGGATGGCGTTGATGAGTCAGTTGCGGAGTTAGCTGAGATGGAAAAGGCCGGGAATCTCTCGCCCGCCCAACTCGAAGCACTGGGTGCCCAAGATAGCGACGAACTCGCGAAGGCCCGCCAGGAGGCAAACAGTGCCGAGAAAGAACGCCAGCGCGTCGATGACCAGAAGGAATTCCGTGAGGAGATGAAAGAGATGATGGGCGACTCGATGGATCGGATGCAGGAGACGACTGAGTCGGCCATGGATAACATGGGCGAGACTGGCCGCGCGGCTGCAGAGGACACGTCAGATAATGTTATTATTCCGGACGCAGGTGGCAGCAGCGGCGGCGATACCACCATTGTCCAGGGTGGTGACGGCGGTGGTAGCAATAGCGGCAGCGGCACCACCTCCGAGACGGATGTCGTCTGTCCCAGCTGTGAGACGGCGGTACCGGCCGAGAACGATTTCTGTACGAACTGCGGGGAGAACATCTGA
- a CDS encoding ATP-binding protein, with the protein MLEDGAHKEILEDDYERHRQLAEKFRERKEPAKAAEHYRKTAEIVDQIADLESAEKLAEKRRSLAKNLDEAADTLEAIASGEVSVVDGESETTAEFSDDRSGTQSGGPEPGGTANASPPGGTGNGDENKEVDAKAYLKDPPELDFDDVGGMTDLKQTVIDTIVDPLERPDLYEEYGLGVVNGVLLYGPPGTGKTYITQALAGKLGYNFIEVTPSDLSSSLVGEAADNVAELFTVARENQPCLVFIDEIDAIAGQRTGGAQTTQSQQQMVNQLLTELSDVQGEDVVVFAATNLLEAVDDAIKRSGRFDERIEVPPPDETAREAILRVHLRDRPVLTETIDWDEIVGLTEGYAASDLELVATTAARDALKEARDESEIQPVTQHHLTAAVESVDSSLADWDE; encoded by the coding sequence ATGTTAGAAGACGGGGCACACAAAGAAATCCTTGAGGACGACTACGAGCGCCACCGCCAACTCGCAGAGAAATTCCGTGAACGGAAAGAACCCGCCAAGGCTGCCGAACACTACCGTAAAACTGCCGAGATTGTCGATCAGATCGCTGACCTTGAGTCGGCCGAGAAACTCGCTGAGAAACGGCGATCACTTGCAAAGAACCTCGATGAGGCTGCCGACACACTCGAGGCAATTGCATCGGGTGAGGTGAGTGTCGTTGATGGGGAGAGTGAGACTACCGCGGAGTTCTCTGATGACCGGTCCGGAACTCAATCGGGCGGACCTGAACCAGGTGGAACTGCAAACGCCAGCCCACCAGGTGGGACCGGCAACGGCGATGAGAACAAAGAGGTCGACGCGAAGGCATATCTGAAGGATCCACCTGAGTTGGATTTTGATGATGTCGGCGGGATGACTGACTTGAAACAAACCGTAATCGACACCATTGTCGACCCACTCGAGCGGCCCGACCTCTACGAGGAATACGGACTCGGCGTCGTCAACGGCGTGTTGTTGTACGGGCCGCCGGGGACGGGCAAGACCTACATTACACAGGCACTTGCTGGTAAACTCGGCTACAATTTCATTGAGGTGACGCCGTCAGACCTGTCAAGTTCCTTAGTCGGAGAAGCGGCAGACAACGTCGCCGAGTTGTTCACCGTTGCCCGCGAGAACCAGCCATGTTTGGTTTTCATCGACGAAATCGATGCGATTGCTGGTCAGCGAACTGGCGGCGCACAGACGACCCAAAGCCAACAGCAGATGGTCAATCAATTACTGACCGAACTCTCAGATGTCCAGGGCGAAGACGTCGTTGTTTTTGCGGCGACGAATCTGCTGGAGGCTGTCGATGACGCTATCAAGCGCTCTGGCCGGTTCGACGAGCGAATTGAGGTACCGCCACCGGACGAGACCGCACGCGAAGCCATCTTGCGCGTTCATCTCCGTGATCGGCCGGTCCTCACTGAGACGATTGACTGGGACGAAATCGTAGGCCTAACCGAGGGCTACGCCGCGAGCGACCTCGAGCTCGTCGCGACGACGGCCGCTAGAGACGCGCTCAAGGAGGCCCGCGATGAGTCGGAGATCCAGCCAGTAACCCAGCACCACCTTACAGCGGCAGTCGAGTCAGTTGACTCGAGTCTCGCTGATTGGGATGAATAA